ATATGGCGATTGGAGGAATTACACCCTATCAAAAATTGACGCTGGCAACACAGGCTCTACTTCTGTGAACCATTATTAATGGGGGGATTACCGTATGAATGTGATTAAGTTTGATCTTTGTCTTTTCTGCGAAATCCTTAGTAATGGCCTTAATGATGTAAGGGGCATCAATGGTTTTCTGTAGAGGTAAAGATTTAATGTGAATGAATGGCATGATTTCCAACGATGCATGTAAATGAGAACGAGTTCATTAAATTAAAACCCTCCTTGAGGCTGAGTACAACAGTGTAATAAGTGGAAAAGTTTCCATGATATTGACGGCTATAGATGGAAAATATTCCGCTTATTGTGATATCTACCTACTAACCATGGAGAATAATTGCATTTCCAATCGATTATGAGCTACAGAGCAAAACATGGAAAATAGACAAAAGTTTTGCCCCAATCCATCTCTCAAGCTAATGGATCAAGTGGGGAAGGGTTGCTGTTACCATCACTATACCTACCGCACCGAACAGCCATACTGCCAATAGATCTTCCGCTACCTCATAAAAATAGGACCACGCCTTTATTCTGCAATCAGATCCCAGAAAATATAACGCCTTAAACTTCAAATCTCTTCGATATTTCTAAATCAAGCGGGTGTATTCGGGAGGCGTGATCTTCCAGACCTTGACCCCGCAGTAGCGTTCTCCTTCGGGACAGACGGGTCGGAGCTTCGCCATATCTCTCAGGGTGCAGGGGGGGAGGAGATAACTTCCGATCAGGGGGTTGACCTCCTTGATCTGCAAGGCCTCATCCAGAGAGGCTCGCCAGATCTCCTCTTGCGCGTTGTAACAGAGCCGCATGGCATGCTTGTGGTGCAGATTCAAGAGATCGGCCGATTCGGTGAATCGAATGCTGAGGGCGTTTGGAAGGAGATAGAGGGCATACTCGACCGGGACGCCAAGGCGTTTCAGCCGGCTGAAACGGTCCCAGCTTCGTGCCATCGTTTCATCGTAATCGCGTTCGATTTTGGGATCGCTTTTGATGAGTTCGGGGGTGATGTAGTCGGGGCGGTCCGTAATTTGTGCGGAGAGGACAGGTCGGGAGCCGGGTGTCATCCGATGGCGCTGGTCTTGGGAGTCGGCCGTGTGCGAGAGTTTTTTCCGGAAGGTGTAGGCGGGGTGAAAGAGGGCCCGGCTTAACTTGGTGACGGTTGTAAGGTTCAGCGATTCCCCGAGGAGCCGGTTCTTCCCCGGATCGAGGACGAGCCGTATGGCGTCGTCGTCGTCCAGCGCGGCGCGTGGAACACCCAGGATCTCCCGGACAGACTGGGCCAGGACCGCCTCCTGATTGACCTTGTAGTCGATCAGCCGGGAGACGCGTCCCTCTAAAGAGGCGTCAAATTCCGAGAGGAAGGTCTCTGTCCACTCAGGGGATTTCGACTCGGGATGGGATTCGAAGAATTGATGTTCCGGTGTTGTTTCGATGGGAAGAGGGGATTGCAGGATTATTTTGTATTCCGGATCAAAGGCAATGAGGGCCTGCACCATTTTTTCGACGACAATGCGTTGTTCCAGAGGGGTGTCATACTGCTGGCAGAGGCGGTAATAACGTAGGAGCGTAATGCCGGAGATGGTGTGATAGAGGTAGGCAAAGGCAGAAATCGGAGCAACGTAACGGGCGATCTCCTGAGATTTTTTCTTGACGTCTCTTGCGAAGTTTCTGCGTTTTCGGGGGAAAATCCGCGCATACTCCGCATCAACCAGGGGATGGAGCATCTCGTTTAAGCGCTGATAGGCCGTCATCTGCTCGCGAATCCCTTCCAGATAGAGATCATGGGCCGCACCCGAAAGAGGGGGGACCGCAAAACTCTCCGCCTTGACGGTAACGTAGCGCTGACTGACCTGTTCTGAGTTATAAAAGGGATGGGCATGGAGAAAGGACCAGATAAACTGTCGAGAGACATTGGAGAGTGTGAATTG
The genomic region above belongs to Candidatus Manganitrophaceae bacterium and contains:
- a CDS encoding FAD-dependent thymidylate synthase yields the protein MGADIETTTKTKEEERFLSPEPEVVLEKAFLNPFKNFVATAKTCYSSRGIIRDEEITGGYVPLAQSIYQAGHHTTLQHAHFQFTLSNVSRQFIWSFLHAHPFYNSEQVSQRYVTVKAESFAVPPLSGAAHDLYLEGIREQMTAYQRLNEMLHPLVDAEYARIFPRKRRNFARDVKKKSQEIARYVAPISAFAYLYHTISGITLLRYYRLCQQYDTPLEQRIVVEKMVQALIAFDPEYKIILQSPLPIETTPEHQFFESHPESKSPEWTETFLSEFDASLEGRVSRLIDYKVNQEAVLAQSVREILGVPRAALDDDDAIRLVLDPGKNRLLGESLNLTTVTKLSRALFHPAYTFRKKLSHTADSQDQRHRMTPGSRPVLSAQITDRPDYITPELIKSDPKIERDYDETMARSWDRFSRLKRLGVPVEYALYLLPNALSIRFTESADLLNLHHKHAMRLCYNAQEEIWRASLDEALQIKEVNPLIGSYLLPPCTLRDMAKLRPVCPEGERYCGVKVWKITPPEYTRLI